From a region of the Roseivirga sp. 4D4 genome:
- a CDS encoding winged helix-turn-helix transcriptional regulator → MKQPRSHCPQNLILEVIGDKWTLLIIRDMILEGKRYFREFLQSEEKIASNILSNRLKSLEEEGIIWKEADPDHKQKIRYSLTQKGIDLFPIMMENAKWSLKYKPVNDSDAIKAQAILDKGQEGIRAVMKSLKSDHLKGGKS, encoded by the coding sequence ATGAAGCAGCCAAGATCCCATTGCCCTCAGAACCTGATACTAGAAGTGATCGGTGATAAATGGACTCTCTTAATCATAAGAGACATGATCTTAGAGGGAAAGCGGTACTTCCGAGAGTTTTTACAATCCGAAGAGAAAATTGCCTCAAACATCTTGTCGAATCGTCTAAAGTCATTGGAAGAAGAAGGAATTATTTGGAAGGAAGCTGACCCCGATCATAAGCAGAAAATCAGATACTCTCTTACCCAGAAAGGCATTGATCTATTTCCAATTATGATGGAAAATGCCAAATGGAGCTTAAAGTATAAACCTGTAAACGACAGTGACGCTATCAAAGCCCAAGCAATACTGGACAAAGGACAAGAGGGAATCAGGGCTGTTATGAAGAGCCTAAAAAGCGATCACTTAAAGGGAGGTAAAAGTTAG
- a CDS encoding TolB family protein, whose product MNSKLLPLLCLFLLVSCSDKKETAEEQKLETLDHPYKIDSIVHKPIRFHPEVVSTNIDKFNTSFSPDGNTIYYTVTSQKLGITGIAFQRFEKGRFNLPEFVPFVSADVPIADVQISPDGQLMLFSTFQDYQGKPEGFNFNIWTSELKNGEWQKPVPMGNPISSSGNEFYPVMTDSKNLYFNSDKSGNSDIYLSKFQDGKYLEPIRLPDNINSEKREADAFVAKDESFMIFVRVDEPDGYGNSDLYISFRENETEWSDPINMGEDVNSDQVDGSPYVTPEGDYLIFTSGRLTKGTKETATKSYKDFSSSISSSNNGSLNFYIMNLNLDKYRQ is encoded by the coding sequence ATGAATAGTAAGTTATTGCCGCTTTTATGTCTATTCCTCTTGGTATCCTGCTCAGATAAAAAAGAAACAGCTGAAGAACAAAAATTAGAAACATTGGATCATCCCTATAAAATTGATTCAATTGTTCACAAACCTATCAGGTTCCATCCTGAGGTTGTGTCTACAAACATTGACAAATTCAATACGAGTTTTAGTCCTGATGGAAACACCATTTACTATACAGTCACAAGTCAAAAATTAGGCATAACCGGAATCGCTTTTCAAAGATTTGAAAAAGGTCGATTCAACCTACCTGAATTTGTTCCATTTGTTTCAGCAGATGTTCCAATTGCAGATGTTCAAATTTCACCTGATGGCCAGTTAATGTTATTTTCTACATTTCAAGACTATCAAGGAAAGCCAGAAGGTTTCAACTTCAATATATGGACTTCAGAATTGAAGAATGGAGAATGGCAAAAACCAGTACCCATGGGCAATCCCATATCCTCATCTGGAAATGAGTTTTACCCTGTAATGACTGATAGTAAAAACTTATACTTCAATTCTGATAAGAGCGGCAATTCCGATATTTATTTATCGAAGTTTCAAGACGGCAAATATCTAGAGCCAATAAGACTTCCGGATAACATTAACTCAGAAAAAAGAGAGGCAGATGCATTTGTAGCGAAGGATGAATCTTTTATGATCTTTGTAAGGGTTGATGAACCAGATGGCTATGGTAATAGCGACTTGTACATTAGCTTTAGAGAAAATGAAACCGAATGGTCCGACCCTATCAACATGGGTGAAGATGTTAACAGCGATCAAGTTGATGGTAGCCCATATGTTACTCCTGAAGGGGATTACTTGATTTTTACATCAGGAAGACTAACAAAAGGAACTAAAGAAACAGCTACTAAAAGTTATAAAGATTTTAGCAGTAGTATTTCTTCGAGTAATAATGGCTCACTCAACTTTTATATTATGAATCTGAACTTAGATAAATACAGACAATAA